One Papaver somniferum cultivar HN1 chromosome 10, ASM357369v1, whole genome shotgun sequence genomic window carries:
- the LOC113314990 gene encoding shewanella-like protein phosphatase 2 produces the protein MSEPATICREVPQLLTSFIDAFVDYSFSGFILPQKPKQTLTSIQTRYTSPDRLIAIGDLHGDLEKSKQSFKLAGLIDDSDRWTGGNTTVVQIGDVLDRGDDEIKILYFLEKLKHEALKSGGLIITMNGNHEIMNVDGDFRYVTPASLNEFRVWTSWFNIGNSMKNLCSGIDNKQNDIYKGVPNVFPGIRKEFHQGFRDRIAALRPNGPISGRFISGNPTILVIGDSVFVHGGLLKNHVEYGLERINNEVRDWVNGLKGRISPGYLRGRDSVVWLRRFSEEKAKNCDCSALEHVLATIPGAKRMIMGHTIQQVGINGVCENKAIRIDVGMSKGCGDGIPEVLEINRNSSELRVLTSNPAFLARKYSNPAIKTDGQKEGLGLLIPRHQPKQIEVKS, from the coding sequence ATGAGTGAGCCAGCAACAATATGCAGAGAAGTACCTCAACTTCTCACATCATTCATTGATGCATTTGTTGATTACTCTTTTAGTGGATTCATCTTACcacaaaaaccaaaacaaaccctaacttcaattcaaACTAGATACACTTCTCCTGATCGTCTTATAGCTATTGGAGATCTTCATGGAGATTTAGAAAAATCTAAACAATCCTTTAAACTTGCTGGATTAATTGATGATTCTGATCGATGGACTGGTGGTAATACCACTGTTGTTCAAATTGGTGATGTACTTGACCGTGGTGATGATGAAATCAAAATCCTTTATTTTCTTGAGAAATTAAAGCACGAAGCTTTGAAATCTGGTGGATTGATTATTACAATGAATGGGAATCATGAGATTAtgaatgttgatggtgatttcaGGTATGTTACACCAGCTAGTTTgaatgaatttagggtttggactAGTTGGTTTAATATTGGTAATTCTATGAAAAATTTGTGTAGTggaattgataataaacagaaTGATATTTATAAGGGGGTTCCTAATGTTTTTCCTGGGATTAGGAAAGAATTTCATCAAGGATTTAGGGATAGAATTGCTGCATTGCGTCCAAATGGCCCTATTTCTGGACGATTTATTTCGGGGAATCCGACTATTCTTGTTATTGGTGATTCAGTTTTTGTCCATGGAGGGCTGTTGAAAAACCATGTAGAGTATGGGTTAGAGAGGATTAACAATGAAGTAAGAGATTGGGTTAATGGGTTGAAAGGGAGAATTTCACCAGGTTATCTTAGAGGAAGAGATTCTGTGGTCTGGCTGAGGAGATTTTCTGAAGAGAAGGCCAAGAATTGTGATTGTTCAGCTTTAGAACATGTTCTTGCAACGATTCCTGGTGCAAAAAGAATGATTATGGGTCACACTATACAGCAGGTAGGGATTAATGGTGTATGTGAGAATAAGGCGATTCGGATTGACGTGGGCATGTCAAAAGGATGTGGTGATGGTATACCTGAAGTTTTAGAGATAAACAGAAACTCATCTGAGTTAAGGGTGTTGACGTCTAACCCAGCATTTCTGGCTAGAAAATACAGCAATCCCGCAATCAAAACTGATGGCCAGAAGGAAGGTCTTGGACTTCTGATCCCTCGGCATCAACCTAAACAAATTGAAGTGAAGAGTTAG